One Acetobacterium sp. KB-1 DNA segment encodes these proteins:
- a CDS encoding HD domain-containing protein gives MADKRSKFLAVDDNQDNLITLRALIREAFPEAQVLTATSGMEGIMIAAQEDPDVIILDVVMPGMDGFEVCQKLKAEKSTKEIPVVFVTAVKGDREHRILALESGAEAFLAKPIDESELTAQIRAMVKIKTANRHKQDEQGRLARMVAEKTAELEKAHSQTIELLESLKVSEEKNRRLITQMEQGLIVHEVLLDEDGEPEDCRILYVNESFERLTSLKSQDILEKTLTEIIPESKAFMVSKCAQVIKTGASVCFEKYFHQFNKYFEMVAYCPEPQQVAVIISDISKRKQTEERIRYLSDHDYLTGVFNRRYYEEALVTIDTEDNLPLSLVISDVNGLKLVNESFGHALGDELLKKVAEVILNECRDQDVVARLSGDEFIILLPKTDQIQTARIVKRMRTAARQESIGAIKFSISFGYETKTEANKNIQDVLKNAEDNMYRHKLYESTSIKNKTIDLIMNTLYEKSSREMLHSKRVSEICEKIALKMNFDPDDVSQVKTAGLIHDIGKMGIDEKILNKPGGLDPDEWKKIQRHPEIGYRILSSSSEFSELARYVLEHQERWDGKGYPKRLAGEEISVQARIIGVADAFDAMTCDRAYRKGLSVEEAVAEIRKCAGTQFDPQVASVFIEKVLTQS, from the coding sequence ATGGCAGATAAACGATCAAAATTTTTAGCAGTCGATGATAATCAGGACAATTTGATTACCCTGCGAGCACTGATTCGAGAAGCTTTTCCAGAGGCCCAGGTATTAACAGCCACTTCCGGTATGGAGGGGATAATGATTGCGGCACAAGAAGATCCGGATGTAATCATACTGGATGTTGTCATGCCGGGGATGGATGGATTTGAGGTTTGTCAAAAACTAAAGGCTGAAAAAAGCACCAAGGAAATCCCGGTTGTTTTTGTAACGGCGGTAAAAGGCGATCGGGAGCATCGGATTCTGGCCCTTGAATCCGGGGCAGAAGCATTTTTAGCAAAACCGATTGATGAATCGGAACTTACAGCCCAAATCAGAGCGATGGTAAAAATTAAAACGGCCAATCGCCATAAGCAGGATGAACAAGGTCGGTTGGCACGGATGGTAGCGGAAAAAACCGCTGAATTAGAAAAAGCGCATTCTCAAACCATTGAACTGTTAGAAAGTCTCAAGGTCAGCGAAGAGAAAAATCGCCGGCTGATCACTCAAATGGAACAAGGCCTGATCGTCCATGAAGTTTTGCTTGACGAGGACGGGGAACCTGAGGATTGTAGGATTTTGTATGTAAATGAAAGCTTTGAGCGATTGACCAGTTTAAAGAGCCAGGACATTCTCGAGAAAACCCTGACTGAGATCATCCCGGAGTCAAAAGCGTTTATGGTTAGCAAATGTGCACAAGTGATAAAAACCGGCGCATCGGTCTGTTTTGAAAAGTATTTTCATCAGTTTAATAAGTATTTTGAAATGGTAGCCTATTGTCCCGAACCGCAACAGGTGGCCGTCATTATTTCTGATATTAGCAAACGGAAACAGACCGAAGAGCGAATCCGTTATTTAAGTGATCACGACTATCTCACCGGAGTCTTCAACCGCCGCTATTACGAAGAAGCATTAGTGACCATTGATACCGAAGATAACCTGCCGTTGAGTCTGGTTATTTCCGATGTGAACGGACTAAAGCTGGTGAACGAGTCCTTTGGACATGCGCTGGGTGATGAGCTCCTTAAAAAAGTTGCGGAGGTAATTTTAAATGAATGTCGGGATCAGGATGTGGTCGCCCGGCTCAGTGGGGATGAGTTCATTATCCTGCTGCCAAAAACAGATCAGATCCAGACAGCCAGGATTGTCAAACGGATGCGAACCGCAGCCCGGCAGGAGTCGATTGGGGCCATAAAATTTTCCATTTCATTTGGATATGAAACGAAAACCGAAGCGAATAAAAATATCCAGGATGTGTTAAAAAATGCCGAAGACAATATGTATCGACATAAGCTATATGAAAGTACCAGTATAAAGAATAAGACCATCGATTTAATTATGAATACCCTTTATGAAAAAAGCAGTCGGGAGATGTTGCACTCCAAAAGGGTGAGCGAAATCTGCGAAAAAATTGCTTTGAAAATGAATTTTGACCCGGATGATGTCAGCCAGGTAAAGACCGCCGGTTTAATCCACGATATCGGTAAAATGGGGATTGACGAGAAAATACTCAATAAGCCGGGGGGATTAGATCCAGATGAGTGGAAAAAAATTCAACGCCATCCGGAGATCGGCTATCGGATTTTAAGTTCCTCCAGTGAATTTTCAGAATTGGCAAGATATGTCCTGGAGCATCAGGAGCGGTGGGATGGAAAGGGCTACCCGAAACGGTTGGCAGGCGAGGAAATTTCTGTTCAGGCAAGAATCATTGGTGTAGCGGATGCCTTCGATGCGATGACCTGTGACCGGGCCTATCGAAAGGGACTCAGCGTGGAAGAAGCGGTGGCAGAAATAAGAAAATGCGCCGGGACTCAATTTGATCCGCAAGTGGCCAGTGTGTTTATTGAAAAGGTGCTAACGCAAAGCTAA
- a CDS encoding carbonic anhydrase — MKNKQENKIEAAIQALISGNKKFLDAKESGYSHQTIKTAPAKNGQNPYAVVVTCSDSRVPPEHIFAAGIGELFVIRTAGNVIGDFELGSIEYAVGHLGTPVVLVLGHNHCGAVAAAMEGHGTGNIKKVLDEIMPVISGEKDVDKCENLNIEHSFCRISESEMVRDLIRKGEVKLISGKYDIETGGVEFF, encoded by the coding sequence TTGAAAAACAAGCAAGAAAATAAAATTGAAGCAGCAATACAGGCATTGATTAGTGGTAATAAGAAGTTTTTAGATGCAAAAGAAAGTGGTTATAGTCATCAGACGATTAAGACCGCACCGGCTAAAAATGGTCAGAACCCCTATGCTGTGGTTGTCACCTGTTCAGATTCCCGAGTTCCTCCTGAGCACATTTTTGCGGCCGGGATTGGCGAGCTCTTTGTCATTCGAACGGCGGGAAATGTGATCGGTGATTTTGAATTAGGGAGTATTGAATACGCCGTGGGACACTTGGGAACACCGGTGGTTTTAGTGTTGGGTCATAACCACTGCGGGGCCGTGGCAGCAGCGATGGAGGGGCATGGCACCGGGAACATTAAGAAAGTATTAGATGAAATAATGCCTGTCATTTCAGGCGAAAAAGATGTTGATAAGTGCGAGAATTTAAATATTGAACATAGTTTTTGCCGGATCAGTGAAAGCGAAATGGTAAGGGATCTTATCCGTAAAGGAGAAGTAAAGCTTATTTCAGGAAAATATGATATCGAAACCGGCGGTGTTGAATTTTTTTAA
- a CDS encoding serpin family protein: MKRRLAVLVGVFGMAAILFLGSGCKKAVISKPDTDVLNSFDTSMVEKTNDFGFALYKNLTSKNENSMISPVSISLALNMAYNGAAGATRDAMAEVLNIQGIDIEKLNSNNRALIYFLTEADPEVTLNVANSIWMTEDFDFSEVFLKMVGNDYQAEAKKLDFSDPKSADMINTWVKNQTKGTINQIVSPPIDPETIMFLINAVYFKGAWTSPFEKELTTDQSFKQADGQTVTVPTMYQSGSFDYLKTSDFQALRLPYGEEQQMAMLLFLPNEESSLSEFKKQLSQDNWARWSGLFEEKEGSLMLPKFTMEYEQSLNQSLSDMGMGIAFEPGKADFSGMAIEGAGTDIFISDVKHKTFIQVDETGTEAAAVTSVEVGVTSMPTYDFELNFDRPFFYAITDSETGAIVFMGSVFDPSN, encoded by the coding sequence ATGAAACGAAGACTGGCTGTTCTGGTGGGTGTTTTTGGTATGGCGGCGATATTATTCTTGGGTTCGGGTTGTAAAAAAGCAGTGATATCAAAGCCGGATACGGATGTGCTTAATTCTTTTGATACCTCAATGGTTGAAAAAACCAATGACTTTGGTTTTGCGCTTTATAAAAATCTAACTTCCAAAAATGAAAACAGCATGATTTCACCAGTGAGCATCTCCCTGGCATTGAATATGGCCTATAACGGTGCCGCCGGAGCAACCCGGGATGCCATGGCAGAGGTGCTAAATATTCAGGGAATTGATATTGAAAAGCTAAATAGCAACAATCGGGCCCTGATTTATTTTTTAACAGAGGCAGACCCCGAAGTGACCTTAAACGTTGCCAATTCCATCTGGATGACTGAGGATTTTGACTTTTCAGAAGTATTTTTGAAGATGGTCGGAAATGATTATCAGGCAGAGGCAAAAAAGCTGGATTTCTCAGATCCCAAGTCTGCCGATATGATTAATACATGGGTAAAAAACCAAACCAAGGGGACCATCAATCAGATTGTCAGCCCGCCGATTGACCCTGAAACCATCATGTTTTTGATAAATGCCGTTTATTTTAAGGGGGCCTGGACCAGCCCCTTTGAGAAGGAATTGACAACGGATCAATCATTTAAACAGGCTGATGGACAGACTGTAACGGTGCCGACAATGTATCAGAGCGGTTCCTTTGACTATTTAAAAACATCTGATTTTCAGGCCTTACGGCTTCCCTATGGTGAAGAGCAGCAGATGGCGATGTTACTTTTTTTACCCAATGAAGAGTCGAGCCTCAGTGAATTTAAAAAGCAACTGAGTCAGGATAACTGGGCCCGTTGGAGCGGTCTTTTTGAAGAAAAAGAGGGTAGCCTGATGCTTCCGAAGTTCACTATGGAATATGAACAATCATTGAACCAGTCATTATCAGATATGGGCATGGGAATCGCTTTTGAACCGGGGAAAGCAGATTTTTCGGGGATGGCGATAGAAGGCGCGGGGACCGACATTTTTATCAGTGACGTTAAGCATAAGACCTTTATTCAGGTCGATGAAACGGGTACTGAGGCGGCGGCCGTGACCTCGGTGGAAGTTGGCGTCACCAGTATGCCAACATATGACTTTGAACTTAACTTTGACCGACCCTTTTTCTATGCGATAACGGATAGTGAAACCGGCGCCATTGTCTTTATGGGATCGGTGTTTGATCCAAGCAACTAA